A window of Torulaspora globosa chromosome 8, complete sequence contains these coding sequences:
- the BRR2 gene encoding ATP-dependent RNA helicase BRR2 (ancestral locus Anc_8.238), with protein MSEDGEKDRKQQIREIYRYDEMSNKVLRVDKRLQTIKSDPQRDAELCQPKSMEGRISVKEMGMSARREIDNEDREQARKSLERGQARSKKTSERPVSSMRSVLDYDNSALKYYPTDQTNKALYEEILRWITEVVGMDIPHDIIASTADLLISALKDDEDEADGVLDKKRVFIEKELELPIQPARFKDLVQLVRQITDYKDGSVEEDEKAVPVLLEDAPEEGYAEEEDSTLLNELEQEDGEDEVSDSINRKKAALADDAGLGLAHDEDKIFLAGKNLDIIEEVSINEVDEFFVRRRLNESRVDLDASSVQHLSDQILEVLERNDSNSKSLEVELLNLLGAEQLQFVKYIVKNSDALLWGIRLARTEESLRPKVLQDMRQNGVRALADQYDEGTRLNSKRTAANALDSISTKEGDAKRLRASDRGPVPPLLDLESLAFNEGANLMTVSKVSLPQGSYKKVNQHYEEIHIPAPKRPDIDYPLIQTSSLPVWARNAFPARETESLNPIQSRVFPAAFHNDMNLLLCAPTGAGKTNVAMLCVLRAVSTFINPDTNSLRSKQFKIVYLAPLKALVQEQVREFRRRLAYLDIKVEELTGDSALSRHQIAETQILVSTPEKWDVITRKAADTSSYINLVNLLIIDEVHLLHDQRGPVLECIVARSLQSPVARRAPRIVGLSATLPNYQDVAKFLRVPTDGLFYFDSSFRPCPLSQQFCGITEKNSIKRLHAADEACYDKTLEAVTNGHQVIIFVHSRRETARLARHLIQKFRDQGSIESLQKADPASKQILQTEAEKIQNPHLAQTLKQGVGIHHAGLSREDRSLSEDLFADGLLQVLVSTATLAWGVNLPAHTVIIKGTDVYSAEKGRWDRLPPQDLLQMLGRAGRPRYDTHGEGIVITNQTDVQYFLAILNQQLPIESQFVSMAVDALNAEVVSGSIRSRKDAVNWLSYTYLYVRALVSPQLYNVTDSEGDDSLLRFRDSLAHSAFSVLQDEKLISYNAEEGTVQSTELGRIASYFYVKHKSMQTYNRGLNERSSQMDLFRLIAMSGEFEYLSVRPEERKELKELLERAPVPVKEDADDCLAKINILLQSYISRMKFEGFALSSDMTFIKQNAGRISRALFELSLKKGYSQTSKRLLDICKMIERRAWVANSPLRQIKDCPKELIKKTEASTLSWQDYMELESPAQVGQAVRSEKYGKMVYDLLRRFPKLILKCSIQPLTASLLRLELEILPDWIWESKFHGFGEQFLVLVEDTDGEKILYSDTILIKRNDLYETRILEITIQLSAAQQKRLPPNFFISAISERWLNCETQLVVDMQQVRLPRKFPAPTPLLDTKLVPTSEVNVEEFSEVFGFTAFNKFQSQVFHSVYNSNANVFIGAAKGTGKTVLAEIALLNHWRQNKGRAIYINPRQEKIDYLIQNWTKRFSGLAGGKDIDKLGLETTLNLRIIAQSHLILATPEQFEVVSRSWRQKKNLQNIDLLIYDDVHEMSNGLDGATYEILISRMSFISNQLDNKTRIVALASCIANGRDLGEWLGVSKGNIYNFSPQEKAAPVEIQLNSFDQPPNVAYNLSMVKSAFEFAHANATSTSIIYLPTRTSCFKVAADMAKYGVDRDWNMSKLEEHGPPHLSIHATQDPLLESPLRMRIGILYQNMTSKDRKLVLQLYSHNELSVLLVTRDCCFYAPNSKSVIILGTQYYEGKEHRYVNYTANEILEMAGTAQDKHSGGTSKALILTNKNSKDYYKKFLLESVPVESSLYFSIHDLLIAEISSSVIRSKQDCVDWLAYTYFYRRLHANPSFYGVKDVSSYGISAYLTELVEGTLTDLQNSSVIEIEDNEGLEDAGAQEVEEMIAPLTGCLVSAHYNISFLSLNMLLTSLSGGATQQDILKILSKASEFDSIPLREDEMSVVQKLNQLVPFKVDDISGANLLNSKVYLLLQAHFSRLKLTPELSFDLEVVLGKSVSLISAIVDILSGDGRLNAMTAMDISQMITQGMWDTDSPLKQIPFFSGEILAKCANKNVETVYDIMALEDEEREGIMPSDESEVFEIANFVNNYPNIELEYRIEQTGTFKAGERTTINVTLTRDEMPETLVVNSKKLPFERLESWWVVVGEVATKQLHAIKKVSLRRDVQTFDLEFTPEKGDHRLTVWCVCNSYLDADKEVSFSLNVE; from the coding sequence ATGTCTGAGGATGGTGAGAAGGACAGAAAGCAGCAGATTCGGGAGATCTACCGATACGATGAGATGTCAAATAAGGTTCTCAGGGTTGATAAGAGACTGCAGACAATCAAGAGTGATCCACAACGAGATGCGGAACTTTGCCAACCGAAATCCATGGAAGGAAGAATCTCCGTGAAGGAGATGGGGATGAGTGCCCGGCGGGAAATCGACAACGAAGATAGAGAACAGGCGAGAAAGAGTTTAGAACGTGGACAGGCgagaagcaagaagacTTCTGAGAGGCCAGTGAGTTCAATGAGAAGTGTCTTGGATTATGATAATTCTGCACTGAAGTATTACCCGACGGATCAGACGAATAAGGCTCTATATGAAGAAATATTGAGATGGATAACGGAAGTAGTCGGCATGGATATACCGCACGATATCATTGCTAGCACAGCAGACCTGTTGATAAGCGCTTTAAaggatgatgaggatgaagcTGACGGGGTTTTGGACAAAAAGAGGGTGTTTATCgagaaagaacttgagCTGCCGATTCAGCCTGCTAGATTTAAGGATTTGGTCCAACTAGTGAGACAAATCACAGATTACAAAGATGGTTCTGTggaggaggatgaaaaaGCTGTACCCGTACTGCTTGAAGACGCACCCGAAGAGGGGTATgctgaagaggaagatagTACGTTGCTGAATGAGcttgagcaagaagatggagaagaCGAGGTGTCTGATTCTATCAACCGCAAGAAGGCGGCTTTGGCAGATGACGCGGGGCTTGGCTTAGCGCACGACGAGGATAAAATCTTCCTTGCTGGAAAGAATCTGGATATCATCGAAGAGGTAAGCATAAATGAAGTCGACGAGTTTTTCGTACGAAGAAGGCTGAATGAATCTAGGGTAGACCTCGATGCAAGCTCCGTCCAACATCTTTCGGATCAAATATTGGAAGTACTCGAAAGGAATGACAGTAATTCGAAAAGCCTTGAGGTAGAACTCCTAAATTTACTTGGAGCTGAACAACTTCAGTTCGTCAAATATATCGTCAAAAATTCCGACGCTCTTCTCTGGGGTATTCGTTTAGCAAGAACAGAGGAAAGTTTAAGACCCAAGGTCCTTCAGGATATGCGACAAAATGGCGTACGAGCTTTGGCCGACCAGTACGATGAGGGAACGCGCCTGAATAGCAAGAGAACGGCCGCAAATGCCCTAGATAGCATATCAACTAAAGAAGGAGATGCCAAAAGGCTCCGAGCGAGTGATCGAGGGCCAGTTCCACCTCTTCTGGATCTTGAGAGTCTTGCGTTCAACGAAGGCGCTAATTTGATGACCGTATCGAAAGTTTCGCTGCCGCAAGGCTCTTACAAAAAAGTCAATCAGCACTACGAAGAGATACACATTCCTGCCCCAAAGAGGCCAGACATTGATTACCCGTTAATACAAACATCTTCCTTACCTGTCTGGGCTCGAAATGCTTTTCCAGCAAGAGAGACCGAGAGTCTTAACCCCATCCAGTCGAGAGTCTTCCCCGCTGCATTTCACAACGACatgaatcttcttttgtGCGCACCAACTGGTGCCGGTAAGACCAACGTTGCTATGCTTTGCGTTCTCAGAGCAGTTTCCACTTTCATTAACCCTGATACGAATAGCTTGCGGAGTAAGCAATTCAAGATAGTTTACTTAGCGCCTCTAAAGGCCTTAGTACAGGAACAGGTTAGAGAATTCAGAAGGCGCTTAGCATATCTAGACATCAAGGTGGAGGAACTGACTGGGGATTCAGCGCTCAGCAGACATCAGATAGCTGAAACGCAAATATTAGTTTCAACACCTGAGAAATGGGATGTTATAACCCGCAAAGCTGCTGATACATCATCCTATATCAACCTCGTCAATCTGTTGATAATCGATGAGGTCCACCTTCTTCACGATCAGAGAGGGCCCGTTTTAGAATGCATAGTGGCAAGATCCTTACAGTCACCTGTTGCGAGACGAGCTCCAAGAATTGTTGGACTTTCGGCTACACTTCCAAATTATCAGGATGTTGCAAAGTTCTTACGCGTTCCGACTGACGGACTGTTTTATTTTGACTCGTCATTCAGACCTTGTCCTCTTAGTCAGCAGTTCTGTGGGATCACGGAGAAGAATTCAATAAAAAGATTGCACGCTGCAGATGAGGCGTGCTACGATAAGACGCTTGAGGCCGTCACCAATGGTCACCAAGTTATAATTTTCGTTCattctcgaagagaaaCGGCAAGGTTAGCAAGACACCTTATACAAAAGTTCCGTGATCAAGGAAGTATTGAAAGCTTACAGAAGGCAGatccagcttcaaagcagaTCTTGCAAACGGAAGCGGAGAAAATTCAAAACCCTCATTTGGCACAGACTTTGAAACAAGGTGTCGGAATTCATCACGCTGGTTTGTCCAGAGAAGATCGATCTCTTTCAGAGGACCTATTTGCGGATGGTCTCCTGCAGGTTCTGGTCTCTACAGCGACTCTGGCATGGGGGGTCAATCTTCCAGCTCACACTGTCATCATAAAAGGAACGGACGTTTACTCAGCGGAAAAAGGCAGGTGGGATCGACTGCCTCCTCAAGATCTGTTGCAAATGTTGGGTAGAGCTGGGAGGCCAAGATATGATACTCACGGGGAGGGAATCGTTATTACGAATCAAACTGATGTACAATATTTTCTAGCCATCTTGAACCAACAATTGCCGATAGAATCTCAGTTTGTATCAATGGCGGTGGACGCGCTGAATGCTGAGGTAGTCTCTGGTAGTATCAGAAGTAGGAAAGACGCTGTCAATTGGTTGAGCTACACTTACCTATATGTGAGAGCTCTGGTTTCACCTCAGCTGTATAACGTGACAGACAGCGAAGGTGATGATAGTTTGCTTCGATTTCGAGATTCTTTAGCCCACTCAGCTTTCAGCGTTCTTCAGGACGAGAAACTGATAAGTTATAATGCCGAAGAGGGTACGGTGCAATCCACAGAACTGGGCCGCATAGCATCTTACTTTTACGTCAAGCACAAATCCATGCAAACCTACAACCGAGGCCTAAATGAGCGTTCATCTCAGATGGACCTTTTCAGGTTGATTGCAATGTCAGGTGAGTTTGAGTACCTATCTGTCAGACCagaagagagaaaggagctgaaggagcttttggaaagagctCCAGTCCCCGTTAAGGAAGATGCCGACGACTGTTTGGCGAAAATAAacattcttcttcaaagttaCATTTCTAGAATGAAGTTCGAGGGTTTCGCTTTGAGTTCCGATATGACATTTATTAAGCAGAATGCAGGCCGCATATCCAGAGCGCTTTTTGAAttgtccttgaagaaaggctACTCTCAAACCTCCAAAAGACTGCTAGATATTTGCAAAATGATTGAGCGCAGAGCGTGGGTTGCAAATTCACCTTTGAGACAAATCAAGGACTGTCCcaaagagctgatcaagaaaactGAGGCTTCCACTCTATCTTGGCAGGATTACATGGAACTTGAAAGTCCAGCACAAGTAGGTCAGGCTGTGAGATCGGAGAAATACGGCAAAATGGTGTACGATTTACTGAGGAGGTTCCCCAAGCTAATTCTAAAATGTTCAATTCAGCCGCTAACCGCTAGTCTACTTAGACTCGAATTAGAGATTCTTCCTGATTGGATATGGGAATCCAAGTTCCACGGTTTTGGCGAACAATTCTTAGTCTTGGTTGAGGATACGGATGGCGAGAAGATACTTTATTCTGATACCATACTAATAAAAAGAAATGACTTGTATGAGACACGAATATTAGAAATCACCATCCAACTCTCTGCAGCCCAGCAGAAAAGACTACCgccaaacttcttcatctctgcAATCTCTGAGCGATGGTTGAACTGTGAGACGCAGCTGGTAGTTGATATGCAGCAAGTACGACTGCCGAGAAAATTTCCTGCTCCAACTCCACTTCTTGATACGAAATTAGTGCCAACATCGGAAGTAAATGTGGAAGAGTTTTCAGAAGTATTCGGTTTTACAGCTTTTAAcaaatttcaaagtcaagtGTTCCATTCCGTTTACAACTCTAACGCCAACGTCTTTATCGGGGCAGCTAAGGGAACTGGCAAGACAGTTTTAGCCGAGATTGCTTTGCTCAATCACTGGCGACAAAACAAAGGGCGTGCAATTTACATTAATCCAAGACAGGAGAAAATAGACTATCTAATACAAAATTGGACCAAAAGATTTTCTGGATTAGCGGGCGGCAAAGATATAGACAAATTGGGTCTAGAGACGACTTTGAACCTCCGTATTATCGCTCAGAGCCACTTGATACTGGCGACACCCGAGCAGTTTGAAGTTGtttcaagaagctggaggcagaagaaaaatctaCAAAACATCGATCTTTTGATCTACGATGATGTGCATGAAATGTCAAATGGGTTAGATGGTGCCACTTACGAAATATTAATCAGTCGTATGAGCTTCATAAGCAATCAGCTTGATAATAAAACAAGGATCGTGGCGTTGGCATCTTGTATAGCAAATGGACGCGATTTAGGCGAATGGTTGGGAGTCTCAAAGGGCAACATCTATAACTTCTCTCCTCAAGAAAAGGCAGCACCAGTCGAAATTCAACTAAATTCATTTGATCAACCGCCCAACGTCGCATACAATCTGTCGATGGTCAAAAGCGCATTTGAATTTGCCCACGCAAATGCTACGTCCACCAGTATAATATACCTACCAACAAGAACCTCTTGTTTCAAGGTGGCTGCTGATATGGCTAAGTATGGAGTCGATCGCGATTGGAACATGTCGAAATTGGAGGAGCATGGCCCACCCCACCTTTCCATCCACGCCACTCAGGATCCCTTGCTTGAATCGCCGCTAAGGATGAGAATTGGTATCTTGTACCAGAATATGACAAGCAAGGATAGAAAACTTGTTCTACAGCTTTACTCGCACAATGAGTTGTCTGTGCTACTTGTTACACGAGACTGTTGTTTCTATGCTCCAAACTCTAAATCAGTGATTATTCTGGGTACCCAATATTATGAGGGGAAAGAGCATCGGTACGTTAATTACACGGCGAACGAGATTTTAGAGATGGCGGGAACAGCTCAGGATAAACACAGTGGAGGCACTTCGAAAGCGTTGATCCTTACAAACAAAAATTCGAAGGATTACTATAAAAAATTTCTGCTCGAGTCTGTTCCAGTGGAGAGCTCATTGTACTTTAGCATACACGACTTGTTAATTGCAGAAATAAGCAGCTCGGTTATTCGAAGTAAACAAGATTGCGTTGACTGGCTGGCTTACACGTATTTCTACCGTCGTCTTCATGCTAATCCAAGCTTTTACGGTGTTAAAGATGTGTCATCTTACGGCATCTCAGCCTATTTAACTGAGCTGGTTGAAGGTACCTTGACCGATCTTCAAAACTCCTCGGTGATTGAAATAGAGGATAACGAGGGGCTGGAAGACGCTGGTGCGCAGGAAGTCGAGGAAATGATAGCACCGCTAACTGGTTGTCTCGTCAGCGCTCATTACAATATATCCTTTCTGTCTTTGAATATGCTTCTGACATCTCTCTCTGGTGGTGCCACGCAACAAGATATTCTAAAGATCTTATCGAAGGCAAGTGAATTCGACTCAATTCCTCTTAGAGAGGATGAGATGTCAGTGGTTCAAAAACTGAACCAGCTCGTTCCTTTCAAAGTTGACGATATAAGTGGGGCCAATTTACTAAATTCAAAGGTATATTTATTGTTACAGGCCCATTTTTCAAGACTCAAATTGACACCGGAATTATCATTCGACCTAGAAGTGGTGTTGGGGAAATCAGTCTCTCTAATAAGCGCCATAGTTGATATCTTATCTGGTGATGGAAGGCTGAATGCAATGACCGCCATGGATATTTCACAGATGATTACACAGGGGATGTGGGACACTGATAGTCCTTTGAAACAAATTCCTTTCTTCAGCGGTGAGATATTGGCCAAGTGTGCCAACAAAAATGTAGAGACTGTCTATGATATAATGGCTCTGGAGGATGAGGAACGAGAAGGTATAATGCCCTCTGACGAAAGTGAGGTTTTCGAAATCGCTAATTTTGTCAATAACTATCCTAATATTGAACTAGAGTATCGTATCGAGCAGACTGGGACATTCAAGGCAGGCGAGCGAACGACAATAAACGTCACCTTAACAAGAGATGAAATGCCAGAAACGCTGGTTGTAAACTCCAAAAAATTACCCTTTGAAAGATTGGAAAGCTGGTGGGTAGTTGTGGGTGAAGTTGCTACAAAACAGTTGCATGCAATCAAGAAAGTGTCTCTGCGCCGTGATGTACAAACTTTTGACCTAGAATTTACTCCAGAGAAAGGCGACCATCGATTAACAGTTTGGTGTGTGTGCAACTCTTATCTGGATGCAGATAAGGAAGTTTCTTTCAGTTTAAATGTCGAATGA
- the RAD3 gene encoding TFIIH/NER complex ATP-dependent 5'-3' DNA helicase subunit RAD3 (ancestral locus Anc_8.237), producing the protein MKFYIDDLPVLFPYPKIYPEQYKYMCDIKRTLDAGGNSILEMPSGTGKTVSLLSLTIAYQMHYPEHRKIIYCSRTMSEIEKALIELENLMDYRTRELGFREDFRGLGLTSRKNLCLHPIVSKERKGTVVDEKCRRMTNGQAKRQLENDPESKVELCDYHENLYNLEVEDYLPKGVFSFERLIKYCEERTLCPYFIVRRMISLCNIIIYSYHYLLDPKIAERVSKEVSKDGIVIFDEAHNIDNVCIESLSLDLTNDVLKRATKGANALENRIQEVRRVDAKKLQDEYDKLVKGLHTAEILEPGEEAALETPVLSEDLLTEAIPGNIRRAEHFVSFLKRLIEYLKTRMKVLHVISETPKSFLQHLKQLTFIDRKPLRFCSERLSLLVRTLEVSEIEDFMALKDIATFATLISTYETGFLLIIEPYEIENAAVPNPIMRFTCLDASIAIKPVFERFSSVIITSGTISPLDMYPRMLNFNTVLQRSYAMTLAKKSFLPMIVTKGSDQVAISSRFEIRNDPSIVRNYGSMLVEFAKITPDGMVVFFPSYLYMESIISMWQTMGILDEVWKHKLILVETPDAQETSLALETYRKACSNGRGAILLSVARGKVSEGIDFDHQYGRTVLMIGIPFQYTESRILKARLEFLRENYQIRENDFLSFDAMRHAAQCLGRVLRGKDDYGVMVLADRRFSRKRNQLPKWISQGLSDADLNLSTDMAIANAKQFLRTMAQPTDPKDQEGVSVWRYEELLQYQQEEKSKRKQQNGDGTIQDEAPVDVEME; encoded by the coding sequence ATGAAATTCTACATCGATGATTTACCAGTACTTTTCCCTTATCCCAAAATTTACCCAGAGCAGTACAAGTATATGTGCGATATCAAGAGAACTTTAGATGCCGGCGGAAATAGTATTCTGGAAATGCCTTCGGGAACTGGGAAAACTGTTTCATTACTTTCATTAACTATTGCCTATCAAATGCACTATCCTGAGCATCGAAAGATCATATACTGTTCCCGTACTATGTCCGAGATCGAAAAAGCGCTGATAGAGTTGGAGAACCTTATGGATTATAGAACTCGGGAGTTAGGCTTCCGTGAGGATTTCAGAGGCCTAGGTTTAACTTCGAGAAAAAATCTCTGTCTGCATCCAATCGTAAGTAAGGAACGGAAGGGTACAgttgttgatgaaaaatgCCGTCGTATGACCAATGGCCAGGCAAAACGTCAGTTGGAAAATGATCCGGAATCTAAGGTTGAACTGTGTGATTACCATGAGAATCTATACAACctcgaagttgaagattATCTTCCTAAGGGTGTGTTTTCATTTGAGAGGCTGATAAAGTACTGTGAGGAGCGAACTTTGTGTCCGTATTTTATCGTTCGTCGTATGATCTCACTCTGTAATATTATTATTTACTCCTATCACTATTTGCTGGATCCCAAAATTGCGGAAAGAGTCTCGAAGGAAGTTTCAAAGGATGGAATTGtcattttcgatgaggCGCACAATATTGACAACGTTTGTATAGAGTCGCTTTCACTTGATTTGACAAACGATGTCCTGAAGCGCGCTACGAAGGGCGCTAATGCTCTGGAAAATAGGATTCAAGAGGTTAGAAGAGTGGATGCTAAGAAGTTGCAAGACGAATATGATAAATTAGTCAAAGGGCTGCACACCGCAGAGATATTAGAACCTGGCGAAGAAGCCGCTTTAGAAACGCCTGTTCTCTCAGAAGATTTATTGACAGAAGCGATACCAGGGAATATCAGGAGAGCAGAACATTTTGTCTCATTTCTTAAGAGGCTAATCGAGTATCTGAAGACAAGAATGAAAGTTTTACATGTAATTTCAGAGACGCCCAAGTCATTTCTGCAGCATTTAAAACAATTAACTTTCATTGACAGAAAACCTTTACGGTTTTGCTCGGAACGGCTCTCGCTTCTGGTAAGGACGCTGGAGGTGTCCGAAATAGAAGACTTCATGGCACTTAAGGACATTGCGACATTTGCTACCTTAATATCAACATATGAGACAGGCTTTTTATTGATCATTGAACCCTATGAAATAGAGAATGCCGCTGTGCCGAACCCTATCATGCGATTCACATGTTTGGATGCATCAATTGCAATAAAACCTgtatttgaaagattttcaTCCGTGATAATTACTTCGGGTACCATATCACCGCTTGATATGTACCCTAGGATGCTGAATTTCAACACGGTGCTCCAGAGATCTTATGCAATGACCTTAGCGAAAAAATCATTCTTGCCAATGATTGTGACCAAGGGTTCAGATCAAGTGGCTATTTCTTCTAGGTTTGAAATTCGGAATGATCCTAGTATTGTACGTAATTATGGTTCAATGCTGGTGGAATTTGCTAAAATAACGCCGGATGGGATGGTTGTATTCTTCCCATCATACCTTTACATGGAAAGCATCATATCTATGTGGCAAACGATGGGCATATTGGATGAAGTTTGGAAACATAAGCTAATTTTGGTTGAAACCCCAGACGCTCAAGAGACTTCGCTTGCCCTGGAAACGTACAGAAAAGCTTGTTCCAATGGAAGAGGTGCTATTCTTTTATCTGTCGCCCGTGGCAAAGTTTCAGAAGGAATCGACTTTGACCATCAGTATGGTAGAACAGTGCTGATGATAGGCATTCCGTTCCAGTACACTGAGTCTCGTATATTAAAGGCCCGTTTGGAATTTCTTAGGGAAAACTATCAGATAAGAGAGAATGATTTCCTATCATTTGATGCAATGAGGCATGCCGCACAATGTTTGGGTAGGGTTTTGAGAGGAAAGGATGATTACGGAGTGATGGTATTGGCGGATCGTAGATtttcaaggaaaagaaatCAGTTACCAAAGTGGATTTCTCAGGGCCTTTCTGATGCTGATCTCAACCTTTCAACAGATATGGCTATCGCTAACGCCAAACAGTTCTTGAGGACAATGGCTCAACCCACAGAtccaaaagatcaagaaggtgTCTCCGTTTGGAGATACGAAGAGCTCCTTCAATATCAGcaggaagaaaaatcaaAAAGAAAGCAGCAGAATGGAGATGGCACGATCCAGGATGAAGCTCCTGTTGATGTTGAAATGGAATAA
- the ADK2 gene encoding adenylate kinase ADK2 (ancestral locus Anc_8.236) → MSTQLMKPVRLLILGAPGSGKGTQTARLLTKFPQLNSISSGDLLRQQIQKKTPLGSLAASYIFEGKLLPDEVVTRLIKGHLQQAGWLSREATWLLDGFPRTLEQGKMLRAALSKYDTGLTLVVELDVPESVILERIENRYVHVPSGRVYNLQYKPPKIPGIDDITGEPLSKRPDDTAEVFKRRLDEYHRTASPLKEFYAQRGLLETVSGDTSDIITPKLFELIEKHRSEH, encoded by the coding sequence ATGTCAACTCAACTAATGAAGCCCGTACGACTACTCATTCTTGGAGCTCCCGGGTCTGGCAAAGGAACTCAGACTGCGCGATTGTTGACGAAATTTCCCCAGCTTAATTCTATCTCATCCGGAGATCTGCTACGTCAACAGATACAGAAAAAGACACCGTTGGGTTCCTTAGCAGCATCTTACATCTTCGAGGGCAAGCTGTTACCAGACGAAGTGGTCACAAGATTGATCAAGGGCCACCTCCAGCAAGCAGGCTGGTTATCTCGGGAAGCTACTTGGCTTCTAGATGGATTTCCGCGTACTCTTGAGCAGGGGAAGATGCTCAGAGCAGCGCTGTCTAAGTATGACACCGGCTTGACTCTGGTTGTAGAACTGGACGTTCCGGAAAGCGTTATACTCGAGAGAATCGAGAACAGGTACGTTCATGTACCAAGCGGTAGAGTGTATAATCTGCAATACAAGCCGCCCAAAATCCCAGGAATCGATGATATCACTGGGGAGCCACTGAGCAAAAGGCCTGATGACACGGCGGAGGTTTTCAAGAGACGGCTGGACGAGTATCACAGGACGGCAAGTCCTTTGAAGGAATTCTACGCGCAGAGAGGCCTTTTGGAGACAGTCTCTGGCGACACATCCGATATCATAACACCGAAACTCTTCGAGCTGATCGAGAAGCACCGCAGTGAGCACTGA